From Methanobacterium petrolearium:
ACACCACCCCTACTGGTGCTGCATTGGGTGTTCCATCCCTGTTTTGGGTGGTGAGGATGGTCTCATAGAGAAGACCACGTTCCATTCCCAAAGAATAAATATCTGACATTATAACCATTATCCTAATCTTCTATTTTTGTTTTATTCTTTTCTAAGGATCTCTCCGGTTAACATGCCATTGATTATGCAGTCAAAATCAATTAACTCATCCCAACCTGCCTTTTTAAACATGTCCATATAACAGAGTCCGATGATCTTCCCATTAGGTTCTAGGATGTCATCTAAGAGTTTTTTAACATCTTCTATGTCTACATTATATTGGGGCATAGAAAGTCCGCCAAGCAATGCCACAACCCCAGAATGAGGATCAGCTTCTTGTGAAAATTGCATGCCAAGTGGAGTGCGTTCTATTTTACGTGCGCTTTCCATATCAGTTTTAGCCATAAACACTGATTCTTTGTCTCGAATTACATAGGCGAATAGTTCTGCAAATGGACTGCAAACACCAGGAATGCCTACAAAAGTAACTTTTTCAGCATCCCCTACTTCTTTCTTAAGTGCCATTAAATTTGCATTCAATCCTTTGAATTTTTCTGTTTCAATCATGTTATCCTTCCGTATCTCCTGTATAAAAAAATAAACAATTGGTAAAAAAATGAATATGACTTTTTATTCTCTAAATTAAAGAAACGATAAGTTTTAATGGTCACGTACTAATTTAGGATCCCTTCAAAAATATGTATATGACGTAGGCGATTACCAGTATAATTATAACTGGAAGTAACCATATGAATACATAGAAGAAAACCACTGCCAGCACCAGGGCCACCAGTATGAGTAAAATGTCTTGAAGTTCCATATTTTTCTATATTGCCATTTCAACATAAAAATATTTCCATAACACAAATTTAATCAGTATCATGGTGAATTAAGAAATTAAATAAGCATCAGTCATCTATATTTAAAGTTAAACCCTATTAAACGATAAATTTAAGAAGATAAATCCAAGGAGAACATCTATAATGATATTAGTGATTAATAATCATGGGCAGTATAATCACCGCATCCATCGTACCCTTCACTATCTGAAAATACCCTCTGAGCTGGTGCCCAACACTACTTCACTTTCTGAAATTGAAGATAAAAACCCCAAAGGACTCATATTAGGGGGAGGTCCTTCAGTGGAAAGATCTGGTAACAGCACCGAATATGTTAAAAAACTGGATTATCCCATTCTGGGAATCTGCCTCGGTCACCAGATTATAGCCAAGGCTTACGGTGGCGAAATAGGATCTGCGGGCTCAGAAAGTTATGCTCAGATTCAGATCAACATCCAAGATGAGGATGATATTTTCAAGGGTTTGGGACCCCAGTTAGATGTATGGGCTTCTCACAAGGACGAAGTTACCAAAATTCCCCCGAAATTTGAAATTCTCGCTTCATCACCCATATGTGACATTGAAGCTATGAAACACCCTGAAAAACCTTTATATGGTATACAGTTCCATCCTGAGGTTTATCATACTCCAGAGGGGCCTAAAGTTTTTGAGAATTTTTATGAAGTTTGTCGAGAATACCATAAAACTGATTAAGACTCCATTGGAATAATTAACCCACCTAAGAGAAGAAATTATCATATTAAACTACTTAACAAATTTTCATATTTCATTGAATCAAAAAAAGTCATTAAAGGTTGATAAACATGTTGGATCCGTCTTCTTTTATTAAAGAATCAATAGATGAACTAAAAAATACCATCAAAGGTAAAAAAGCAATAATAGCCCTCTCCGGGGGTGTTGATAGTTCAGTAGCATCAGTACTGGTTTCTAAAGCTATTGGTGAGAATTTGACTGCGGTTTTTGTAGATCATGGCCTCCTCAGAGAGGGGGAAGCAGATTACGTTCAGAATACTTTCCAAAATCGGCTGAATCTAAAATATATTGATGCTAGTGAAGAATTTCTGGGTAAACTGCAGGGTGTGGAAGACCCTGAAGAGAAAAGGAAGATCATTGGTGAAGTGTTCATTCGGGTTTTTGAAAGAGAGGCTGAAAAAGTCGGTGCTGAGTTTCTGGTGCAAGGTACCATTGCCCCAGACTGGATTGAGAGTCAAGGTGACATTAAATCCCATCATAATTTGGCCCTCCCCCATGGGATGGTTTTAGAAATTGTTGAACCCATAAGAGAATTGTACAAAGATGAGGTAAGAATTATCGGAACTGAAATGGGCTTACCCCCTGAAATGGTAAATCGGCAACCATACCCTGGTCCTGGATTGGCAGTGCGCATTGCAGGGGAAATAACCCCGAAAAAAATCGAGATATGCCGCAAAGCCAACGCCGTTGTGGAAGAAGAAGTGCAAAAAGAGGGTTTGGATAAAACATTGTGGCAGTACTTTGCAGTATTAACCAACACCAAGGTTACTGGTGTGAAAGGGGACATAAGGGATTACGGATACTTAGTTGTTCTGCGAATGGTTGAGTCTTTGGATGCTATGACTGCAGATGTCCCTGAACTACCTTGGGGAATGGTTAAAACAATCTCCAGTAGGATAACTGCTGAAATACCTGAAGTAACCCATGTTTCTCTTTCAGTGAGTGATAAGCCCCCTAGTACTATTGAGCTGGCATAATGCTATTTTTCATTCATTTTTTCGAGTATCCTGCATATTTTTAGATATTAGACAAATATTCAGGAAAAATTCATTTTCGATAAACAAATTTTTGGTTAATCAGTAATATTGTGGATAAATTTATATACTATTAAAACGAACAATTTGATCGGAAGTAGGATTCCGTATTCCTGTTAAATTTTGTTGGTGATCAGATGGAAACTAAAAAAATTTTAGTGTTAGGAGACTCAGATTCAGGGAAAAGAACAACCTTGAAACATATCTGTAACAATTTGGTTGAAACTGAAGCTGCAAGTTATGGGAAAACTATTGCAAATAATAAAAAGCTTCAAATATTCAGTCCATCCAGTGCAGAGAGATTTCAATTCATGAAAGACATATTATCCAAAAACATGGACGGAGCTATTATAGTCATTGACAATACTCAGGGAATAACTCCTAACTGTGAAGAGATGATCGATTTTGTGGAGGAAAAAGGGGTTCCCTACATAATATTTGCCAACAAACAGGATTTAAACAATAACCCCTTATATAGCCATTATCCTCGTGTTTATATAATCCCTACAAAGGCAATATCAGGTAAAGGTGTTTTAGAAGGTTTAAACTTATTATTAGAATTAATGGAAAACAAATATGCCAATGAAGCTCACGCTATAAGCCACTGATAATTTAAACCACTTTTTAATTTATTTATTAAATAGTTATTAGAAAATACCTCTAAATTAGTTTATATTTGATTTATTTCACTATCTGCATGATGATTAATTAAAATAACTATCTTGAAAAAGAATTATTTCCGAAACGAGAAAAAATCCAAAATATTGTAGTAATCATAATCTAAGGTGACTGAATTGGAAAATGAATCCCTCATCAATGTTAAAAAAATCGTTATCTTCAGCAATTATAACTCAACCCATGAACAGTCTGAAGAACTACTAAACTATTTCAATGAAAACATAATAATGGAAGAAAAAATTGAATTATCGATTTTTAATTACCGGAAAATCCAAATAGATGGACAAAACAATTATTTATTTAACATCCCTGGCCATCAGGAATTTATTTCAATTAAACAGGCATTATCTGGAGATGTGGATGGAGTTATTATTTT
This genomic window contains:
- a CDS encoding GMP synthase subunit A, translated to MILVINNHGQYNHRIHRTLHYLKIPSELVPNTTSLSEIEDKNPKGLILGGGPSVERSGNSTEYVKKLDYPILGICLGHQIIAKAYGGEIGSAGSESYAQIQINIQDEDDIFKGLGPQLDVWASHKDEVTKIPPKFEILASSPICDIEAMKHPEKPLYGIQFHPEVYHTPEGPKVFENFYEVCREYHKTD
- the guaA gene encoding glutamine-hydrolyzing GMP synthase, whose translation is MLDPSSFIKESIDELKNTIKGKKAIIALSGGVDSSVASVLVSKAIGENLTAVFVDHGLLREGEADYVQNTFQNRLNLKYIDASEEFLGKLQGVEDPEEKRKIIGEVFIRVFEREAEKVGAEFLVQGTIAPDWIESQGDIKSHHNLALPHGMVLEIVEPIRELYKDEVRIIGTEMGLPPEMVNRQPYPGPGLAVRIAGEITPKKIEICRKANAVVEEEVQKEGLDKTLWQYFAVLTNTKVTGVKGDIRDYGYLVVLRMVESLDAMTADVPELPWGMVKTISSRITAEIPEVTHVSLSVSDKPPSTIELA
- a CDS encoding GTP-binding protein, translating into METKKILVLGDSDSGKRTTLKHICNNLVETEAASYGKTIANNKKLQIFSPSSAERFQFMKDILSKNMDGAIIVIDNTQGITPNCEEMIDFVEEKGVPYIIFANKQDLNNNPLYSHYPRVYIIPTKAISGKGVLEGLNLLLELMENKYANEAHAISH
- a CDS encoding DUF2124 domain-containing protein, which gives rise to MIETEKFKGLNANLMALKKEVGDAEKVTFVGIPGVCSPFAELFAYVIRDKESVFMAKTDMESARKIERTPLGMQFSQEADPHSGVVALLGGLSMPQYNVDIEDVKKLLDDILEPNGKIIGLCYMDMFKKAGWDELIDFDCIINGMLTGEILRKE